The sequence GCTTTTCGAAGTTTTCTTCATTCTATTCTCCAACGTCGAGCTCTGGCGCGCCGTTAGACGTTGTCCAGAAGCGAATGGTTGGAGTTTTGTTCTCTAATTTTGAGGTAAACTTTGCTTCTGATCTCATCCCACTTTCGCTGCTCTGCCTGCAGGAGTGCATAAGATTCAATTACAGTATCGAGGCACTTTAGTGATAAATCCAATCGATCATTCTCTTCTCCTATCTCAATCATCTCCAGCGCCCAGTCGGTTCCTGTGAGTGGGAAATCGCAATCTTGATGATCTTCATCGTGAAGCCATGCCATAAACCTTTCGATCCACTCGATGATCGTATCTGCATTCACATTCTTTCTTTTTCTTAGCTCGTAGAAAACCATCTCGTAGAAAGAGGCTGCATCATATCGATCTTCTATTTCTTCACTCATTCTCTGTAGCAAATCGAGATCGAAGATCTTAACGGCATGCCGCGCTTCGTCTGAAAGTATAAAGTAGGATTTCATTTCTCCAACGTAGAGGTGTGGCACGTAAAGGCGCAGCCTCTGAGTTGTCCACTACCGTCTGGTTGGGTCTATTTTATCGTATTGCTGAGATCCGAAAGTTCCAGGGAACCTTAAGTCTACAACATATGGATTAAAGCCAGGTGGATAATCATTTTCTTTCGGAATAGATTTCTTCCTTTTCGTATTTTCATTTTTCTTCTGGGACTTAGTGACTGTGTCATTTTTTGCACCTGAATCATCTTCCTCTAGATCTTTCTCTGATTGGATATTCCATACGATATCTGTCCACGTTTCAAATAAGCGCCTGCTCTCGGGGATAATAAACTGCTCCTTGATCTCTCGGATTAGTTTATCTCTCATTTTTTTTGTCTTTATGTAATAGCGAGGTGCTTTTCCGGTATTCACTTCGACTAACCAGCTCGGGGTTTTAGAGCTAGGGTTTTCAATTTCATCTTTGATTATCCCCTCAGGAAGTGAGTCTCGTCTGATTGTATTACATTTGTAGCAACAGAGGTATGTGTTGTTTTGGCAGTTTGATCCTCTTCGTTTTGATGTTTTTGCTTGAGGCAATAAATGCTCAACTGTGGCAAATCGTATAGCTTCAGGTGATGCGACGAATGAGTAACCACAGTAAACGCAAGATGTCTGCTTACCACTTCTTAATATGCTTATGATTTTATTAAATGTGGGTGTGTTTTTCATTCTTTTACCCAACGTCGAGACCAGACGCGAGAGTGCGTAGCACACTCGTTGTCTGTGTCGACTGGTTCAGTCTAGTTCCTTTTTAGTTCAATGTCGTAGTCTACAAGATTCCTCGATGTTCCTATTGCCTTCCTTAGCCTTTCAAACTGCTCACTAAACCAATATGCTTCGTCTTCGACTTCAAGCTCGTCGTATAAGGTCTCAATCTGATGTGTCCAATTTGTTATCGAGGTTAGTTGCTCCTGAGTGAAGCGAATAGGTCGGTACGTATCGAATTTTAAGGGGATTTTGTTTGGGTTCAGAACTCTACAGCCAAATATTGCTTCGAGCCGACTAAGCAGACCGATAAAGGCTCCGTAGTCGACTACATCTGGTTTCTCCAAGAAGAGTATCATGATGCCCGGTAAATAATACCTTAGCGCATCAGAACTCATGTAGCTCAGATCTTCGGTATGATAGGACGTGATCGAGTCAAATTCTCTTACTTGCTCACGCTTCAGATGGTTCCAGTTTTTTAGCACATAGTCCCCATCAAGTCCACCCCAGCTAGACATTCTTTCTTTGCTTGGTTTCTCGCATTGCTTGAATGCTTCTCTGATCTGACTAATGCATTCTTCCTTTTGCATTTTATCTTACTGAACGATGAGACCAGACAACCAGCCTGAGAGCTTAATCGTCCAGTTGCTTTTTAGAATTTCGGGGCGGGTTAAATGGGTTGTCTGTGTCGTCTGGATGGACTCCTGAGTGCTTCGGTGATCTTAAAGGCCTCGATTGCTCTTCATCTCTCTTTTAATTTCGGCAAGTTCGACTGCCATACTGTGAAGGATTTGATTTCTTTCATTATTCCATTTTGAGATCTTCTGCCAGAAATGGATGACACCCCAGACTATAGCTCCGATGATAAGCAAATTAATCAGCTGAGCAATGATCATAAAATTGCCAAAATTGTTGAAGACCGTGTTGGTTGTATTTTCCATTTTTTATTCTTCCATCGTCAAAGACTGGCACGCCGTTAGGCGTTGTCCAGCTCTGGCTGGATATGCTTCCTGAAGGCAGCTTTCTGTAATCGGGTTGAATATGTGCAAAGCATTCCGGCCATGCTTGCTAGAATAATTAAGACAATGGCTGATGTCTGATTGATGAAGGGAGCACCCAATCCTGCAATTGCCCAATTAAAGATAATAAATAGTCCTGTGGCGCCTCCAGTTGCCAACCCACTGAGGTATTCAGGAAGCTCATCCTCTTCTTTTTTTGCTTCGATTTTATCTCTAAACTGAACTGTTGTTTTGGTGTTTTCTTTTTTGGCAGCTAAGTCTGGTGTCGCTTGGGTATACTTCTCCAGGTAGACTTTTCGAAGTGGTGTTACTCCAGCCTGGTGATCTACAACTATTACACTTTCTTCACTCAAAGCATGGCTGATGGAAAATA comes from Coraliomargarita parva and encodes:
- a CDS encoding HNH endonuclease is translated as MKNTPTFNKIISILRSGKQTSCVYCGYSFVASPEAIRFATVEHLLPQAKTSKRRGSNCQNNTYLCCYKCNTIRRDSLPEGIIKDEIENPSSKTPSWLVEVNTGKAPRYYIKTKKMRDKLIREIKEQFIIPESRRLFETWTDIVWNIQSEKDLEEDDSGAKNDTVTKSQKKNENTKRKKSIPKENDYPPGFNPYVVDLRFPGTFGSQQYDKIDPTRR